The DNA sequence GCAATATTTCCTGTACAACTATAgtctctattaaaaatatcagtatCATCATTATTTACACTTATTACAGTTTatctttacattaatattttctaaacaaaTAGAATACGtttccatatatatttccatataatatgtatagaaatttgtatttaagaagtgcttataatatatactcacTATTAAATGTagacacaaaaatattcttctgaCATTCAATGTCTGCTGGAGAGGCCAAATCAGTCTcatcatttgtaatattttcatcgtaacaatcttttatcatttctttaatatctactaaaaatgtaaacagatATTAGTATGtctataataatctatatttatagaatacttCAGATTATAGTCTTACCATAAAGGCAAGTCTTGCGATAAagacattttaacatttttcttatagcATCTTGATTAGCGACactagttttattatttacatttatataatctaaagtTATCGGTTTGGAAATATCTgtagcaaatataatatatataatccatataatatatataatatataatataatataatataaaataatatatataatataaataatatatataatatatataatccaatatagtataatataaataacacgatataatatttatagcaaaattacaatttagaaatagaaatatatagatgagaaaaaaacataCCACAAAATGCAGGcatgatagaaattttttgagcATTATGGTTCATAATTTgtccattaatattataacattcatTTTACTTAGAAACTCTGTTACACATgtgatatatttctattaatatttgtaactcTTATCTGCACTATCATctgtaataatgaaaaagttttttgtaTGGTGTTTAGGTTTTTTTTACTGAAGAAAGAGAGTATATGATTTTCgagtgaaatttaaaaatataatttttaattagaaaagcacattttctatatagtatgcatataattttaattttaataaacaaggtccttctataaatataaaattctaatggAAAAAGAGCTAATAAGAGCCAGATGCAGAAATTACGcccaataattttgttattaaatcttctttatatttaatttgttgaaatgaaataaaaggtgttcaaattaaatagaagATTTTAACAAGATTGTTGCGCCTAATTTCCGTGGCTCTTATTACCCTTTTTctcagatttatatataattctttcggATTATTCCTTTATGACTTTTTCAGATGCatcatttagaaataaaaactattgaataaacatacttttattaaaatatgcgaCATGCCTGGTGTTTTAAACATTTACCCGGTTTTATACATAAAGTATTTtaacttactttttttttgccacaATGATTGCGTTATATTTGCGTCCATCATTGTacattgcttttattttattatttttagtataaataCAACTGGTTAGGCATacacaatatacataaaattttactatacatatacgcatagacattaaattaattaggattgaaataatgataatgaaacttaaataaaactttaaagaaACACCTAATAGAATGAaagtttagataaaatttcaaaattgtataaaacacGCATAGAAGACAGAAGTGGATTAATAATCCTTTTCACTGAGCATCTCCACACACATGTGTTATCCATTATGTATGGGTTCAAAAATTACAACCGCTGAGCATCATCTTGTCAACACTCGACATTGATTTGTTGATTCTAAAAGTAAAAACCAATCACGTTCGATTGCTGCCCAATGGTTTTCTGAACATATCCTTATAGCTGCGGTCGAGAAGACGctagaaatgcttcgaagcattacATTAACTAAacagaataaagaaatctttgatctttttgtcctgattggtcaatcaaatgATTTGAAGCATTTTTAGGATTTTCCCGACCGCAGCCTGTGTCGGCAAATGTAACGGTCacttgagatatttttctgcGCATGTGTTAGGTTACGtactttgttatttaaaagatttataagatatatatacaaaatcaatgttctttattataacttattgtaaaacataaaatatattaaaaataaagaaaaagtgtATAACAGAGCTgtcatttaatcaatattacatttttttatacttatatactgACCTaatcaaaaatcaatatttgtcaataattgaattcaacaaatataatgcaatttcctttttatatatattagaaatatattaatgtaatatatactaagtatataatagaagataaattttaacttttatggCGTTTTTGGATGGATGGATTATCTAACTTGGATCATGAATTCATGGTCTTTTTACTAGCAAAGACAATGCAAGTATAATGACGTCATTGCATTGTCTATGTcaataaaagaattgataaCATGATGAATTCATGATCCGAGTTAAAATCCGTCCATCCGAAAATGccattatattgatttaaaattatcaatagaacacaagttaaaaatgtttcctcatatcttattattttttaaatagatatagaagttaaattgatattaaagtttttttaaataaattaaaatgatcaaatatataaaaatgtctctatttttatatttattaaaacatttacaaaatttgaataattcaacAGATCTCTAAATATCTTTCAATctctaaatatatagtatagtaaaataatcagaattattcttaattaaggataaaaataagatacaaatttgtttttttaaagtatgttattataatagaaaaaaataccaaTAAAACACaagaaagaatttaatgtattattagtttttttagtttttaaatatttttacttcatatcctattgataattttaaatgattttttttaatataatttatatactacgTCAATATCGCCAATATAAGAAAGCGTTATGTATTTATTGAATAGGTTTATTGACaaatagatttttgaaaaattatattagtataaaattaagattgattaaatgctaattttattatatattcttcctTTGTctctaatacattttatatattttacaatatgttaattataacttattgtaaaatatataaaatgtattagagACAAaggaagaatatataataaaattagcatttaattaatcctaattttatactaatacaatttttcaaaaatctatttGTCAATAAACCTATTCAATAAATACATAACGCTTTCTTATATTAGCGATATTGAcgtagtatataaattatattaaaagaaaaattcatttaaaattaataaagaattgattttttatatgtgagcaatttttatatgcaagcaTTTTTTATGCAAGTACTACGTATTTTGCTGCTTTAAAGATTTACGGGGTAATTGTACATATAGTACCAGCTAACAAAGTACGTAGTATTATTAAACATGCgcagaaaaatatctcaagtGATCGTTACATTCATCGACATAGGATACGTTCAGAAAACACAACCGTTGGATATCAATCGAATGTGATTGGTTCTTACTTCTACAACCAACAAATCAATGTCGAGTGTTAACAAGACAGTGCTCAGCAGTTGTTTTCTAAACGCACTCATATATAGTGGACAGTACATGTGTGGATGCTCAGTGAGAGGGATTAATCTGAATAGTTCGCTTCGGTCTTCTGtgcatgttttatataattttgaaattctctTTGTTCTATTAAGTGGTTCTTTAAAGTttcattaatcattttcaTTACTTTAATCCTGTGattgatttaatatgtatgcaatagttaaattttatgatgatgTGTATTACGCCTAACTAGTTGTATTTAtactactaaaaatataacaaaagcaAAGTATAGTGATGGATATAGATATCCCGCAACCATTGTGGCAAAAAACAGTAAGTTAAAACGTTACTTTAAAAAGTTGCTTTATGTATAAAACCGGATAATGTTCAAAACAACGGGCATGTcgcacattttaataaaagtgtgtTTATTCGATAGTTTTTCATTGCTAAATGATGAATTCCTAAATGatgaatttgaataaattaaatataaagaagattttaacaataaaattattgtgcgTAATTTTTGCGTCTGGCTCTTATTAGCCCtctttccattaaaattttatatttagaagggcctcatttatattattaaaattatatgcatactatatataaaatgtgcttctctgattaaaaattatatttttaaatctcacTCAAAAGTCATATAATCTTTAtcttctgttaaaaaaaaataacttaaacactatacaaaaaaaactttttcattataacAGATGATAAGAAGCTGTTGCAGATAAtagttacaaatattaatagaaatataccTTATGTACTATGTAATAGAGTTTCTAAGCGACATGgatgtgataattttaatgcacAAATAACAAACCACAATGCTCAAAGAATTGCTATCAAGCCTGCATTTTGTGGTATGTTTTCTTACTTCACATGCATAAATTTCGATTTCTAAACTACGtaattttgctataaatattataccgtgtgatttatattatactgtattagattatatttatatttgctgtaatataatatattatattacagatattaCTAAACCGATATCTTTAGATTATGtaactgtaaataataaaactagtATCACCAATCAAGATGTTagctataagaaaaatattaaaatgcctTTATCTCATGGTAAGACTGTACTGaagtattctataaatataagttagattattatagacatgttaatatctatttacatttttagtaaatattaaagaaacaataaGTTTTCacgatgaaaatattacagatGATGAGACTGATTTCGACTCTCCAACAGATGTTGAATGTCAGAGGAATATTTTTGTGTCTGCATTTAATAgtgagtatatattataagcaaaatacgaatttctatacatattattatatggaaatatattctatttgttTAGGAAATATGAATGTCAGGGTGGACCATAATAATATGAGGGCAAATAATGATGATACTGATATCTTTAATAGAGACTGCGAGATAGTTGTACGAGATAGTTGTACGAGAAATATTGCTACATCTTTATCTTGCGGTAAGTCTTAGtagaagtaattatataaatacagattAGTGTTGACATTATATgtcaatctttatttatattttcagtaaATACTGAAGAAACCATAAATTGTCACGATGAAAATAGAAACGATGAGACTGATTTTGATTCTCTAAACATAGATTGTCAGAATAATATTCTTGTACCTGCATTTAATAGTGAGTATATGCTTAACTACAagcatttcttaaatttctacaaatgttatatgtaaatctattctatttatctaggaaatattaatgtaacaatGGACTGTGATAATATGAATACAAACATTAATGAGActgatatcttaaataaaagtcATAATTGTACGAGAAATGTTGATGCATCTTTATCTTGCGGTAAGTCTTGTTTAGAAGTAACTATGTAAGTACAAATTagtattaacattatatgttaatctctatttgtatttttagtaaatactgaagaattgataaattatcatgATGAAAATAGAAACGATGAGACTGATTTTGACTCTCCAGACATTGATTGTCAGAATAATATTCTTGTGCCTGCATTTAATAGTGAGTATATGCTTAACTACAagcatttcttaaatttctacaaatgttatatgtaaatctattctatttatctagaaaatattaatgtaacaatGGATTGTGATAATATGAACACAAATGATAATGAGactgatattaataaagatcacAGTTATACGCTATATGttgatttatctttatctcaTGGTAAGTCTTATTATGAGTATCTTATAAATACAGATTATTGTAAACATTATAtgctaatcttttttatattttcagtagatactgagaaaataattaactatgaTTTTCAAGACGATTATGATGTGATGATTCCGATAACGtgtaagtatattaataaggTTGATAAGTActttagtaaatattatttattataaatacaaagaaattttagtatattttttaatttcagatgTTAACGCAGCAACTGACATGTCTGACCTAACAAAccagaaaaataatgatgcaAAAAACGAACAAATAGAAGTCTCAGTTCCTTGTAAGTAATTttcacgaaatattttattgaatgttGCATgtgatgtatattaaaatgtgcCAATTTCATGCATGTTGAAGCGAAAGACATAATAGACATTTTACTTCATAAACTACAGAAGTACAACTGATGCTGTTTAAATGTAGATAGTTTTAAtggtatatatgtttattgtttttacaGCTATATTTAGTAACTGTGACTTTAGGGATGTGAAAAAAGCTGTGAAGCGATTGACATTTAACACTATTGGTATGAAAATATCAAGCATAATAtgagcatatataaaaattttgtagtaatattaaaaatagtatacattatcaaaattactCTTTAACGTATTttacattcaaaatttattagaaagtaacactataatatttcttccttaaaataatatttataatagttttcattaataataaaatattttttatttattctgttttttctttgcaaatagTCGATTAACTCTAACAtctttgacatttatattaatttagcaTCTAGTTTTTCTGAGAGAtatctaattctttttttccttgttaCTGTATactgcatttaattatatttatgtattattttatgtttagaaAAATCATCAGAAGATGCAGAACACGTATGCGTACTTCCTATTTGTCTTGATAATCCAGAAATTGTTGATTTTGATGTTCCAGTATCTCATggtatacataattttcttattatttgtagataatttttgaaatacgtttttaatcaataaattggATTGatgttattgatataatatatacatataatatatacatatatacatataatggaC is a window from the Cataglyphis hispanica isolate Lineage 1 chromosome 9, ULB_Chis1_1.0, whole genome shotgun sequence genome containing:
- the LOC126852043 gene encoding uncharacterized protein LOC126852043 isoform X1, which gives rise to MNHNAQKISIMPAFCDISKPITLDYINVNNKTSVANQDAIRKMLKCLYRKTCLYVDIKEMIKDCYDENITNDETDLASPADIECQKNIFVSTFNKTIVVQEILPRPYLMVSFVKSNPINTYYYRHYILISVYIFSKY
- the LOC126852043 gene encoding uncharacterized protein LOC126852043 isoform X2 — translated: MNHNAQKISIMPAFCDISKPITLDYINVNNKTSVANQDAIRKMLKCLYRKTCLYVDIKEMIKDCYDENITNDETDLASPADIECQKNIFVSTFNKTIVVQEILPRPYLM
- the LOC126852130 gene encoding AP2/ERF domain-containing protein PFD0985w-like; translated protein: MPLSHDDETDFDSPTDVECQRNIFVSAFNRNMNVRVDHNNMRANNDDTDIFNRDCEIVVRDSCTRNIATSLSCVNTEETINCHDENRNDETDFDSLNIDCQNNILVPAFNRNINVTMDCDNMNTNINETDILNKSHNCTRNVDASLSCVNTEELINYHDENRNDETDFDSPDIDCQNNILVPAFNKNINVTMDCDNMNTNDNETDINKDHSYTLYVDLSLSHVDTEKIINYDFQDDYDVMIPITYVNAATDMSDLTNQKNNDAKNEQIEVSVPSIFSNCDFRDVKKAVKRLTFNTIEKSSEDAEHVCVLPICLDNPEIVDFDVPVSHDNDNDEDYNEDSEYIPSEHSSLQNQSPQDHVSIVDKTTSSISSYDTSNINVVGTSACNDEVMYVQKSNVKSTKQNYCAFCMKLQSQLA